A genomic window from Phoenix dactylifera cultivar Barhee BC4 unplaced genomic scaffold, palm_55x_up_171113_PBpolish2nd_filt_p 000007F, whole genome shotgun sequence includes:
- the LOC103704591 gene encoding LOW QUALITY PROTEIN: NADH dehydrogenase [ubiquinone] flavoprotein 2, mitochondrial (The sequence of the model RefSeq protein was modified relative to this genomic sequence to represent the inferred CDS: inserted 1 base in 1 codon), whose protein sequence is MFSPAVRLAAKRLLEIXAMSRARSAGRFCSSDSPWDPTTYASISAVFPAATASSFRSFSTALNYHIDTPDNNPDIPWEFTEANMGRVKEIISHYPSNYKQSAVIPLLDLAQQQHGGWLPVAAMNAVAKIIEVAPIRVYEVATFYSMFNRTKVGKYHLLVCGTTPCMIRGSREIEEALLKHLGVKRNEVTKDGMFSVGEMECMGCCVNAPMITVADYSNGSEGYSYNYYEDVTPKRVIEIVEMLRKGGKPPVGTQNPDRIRSGPAGGNTTLLGEPKAPPCRDLDAC, encoded by the exons ATGTTCTCGCCGGCGGTTCGCCTCGCGGCCAAGCGCCTCCTCGAGA CGGCGATGTCTCGGGCCCGCTCAGCCGGTAGGTTTTGCTCCTCTGATTCCCCTTGGGATCCAACTACATATGCGTCAATTTCA GCCGTCTTCCCCGCCGCCACCGCCTCCTCCTTCAGATCCTTCTCGACCGCCTTGAACTAC CACATTGATACTCCGGATAACAATCCTGACATCCCATGGGAATTCACGGAAGCAAATATGGGAAGA GTCAAGGAGATTATATCCCACTATCCTTCCAACTACAAGCAATCTGCCGTTATTCCATTACTGGATCTTGCACAGCAACAGCATGGTGGATGGCTACCTGTTGCTGCAATGAATGCG GTAGCTAAGATCATAGAAGTTGCTCCTATTCGTGTATATGAAGTTGCTACCTTTTATTCAATGTTCAATCGGACTAAG GTTGGTAAGTATCACCTTTTGGTTTGTGGAACAACACCTTGTATGATACGTGGATCACGTGAAATTGAAGAAGCCCTGCTAAAACACCTTGGAGTAAAGCGCAATG AAGTGACAAAGGATGGCATGTTTTCTGTTGGGGAAATGGAGTGCATG GGATGTTGTGTGAATGCTCCAATGATTACTGTGGCTGACTATTCCAACGGTTCGGAAGGATACTCATACAATTACTAT GAAGATGTCACTCCCAAGCGAGTGATTGAGATTGTTGAGATGCTGAGAAAGGGGGGAAAACCACCT GTAGGTACACAGAATCCAGATCGCATAAGGAGTGGACCTGCTGGAGGGAATACCACTTTGCTTGGGGAGCCGAAAGCTCCACCGTGCAGGGATCTCGATGCCTGTTGA
- the LOC103704534 gene encoding protein OSB2, chloroplastic-like yields the protein CSSGNADYEHARVLHPRSQEIPWSEELANSVRLIGIAGAPIQIKHLSSGKVVAWTRLGVKKSASETTWINLTLWDELAHVSGQLVLDVVKGDNERRQVYYKVVVQQLNFIERSFPPALLYEPGTKSGASGAKLGNYLSKSSPSTEELWQVFFANPMDWWDDRKNKKNPKYPDFKHKHAGKALWVEANYNPPWVKSQLAILDSRMGSLQANGTSSSVSVMYSDDFAPF from the exons TGCTCGAGCGGCAATGCGGACTACGAGCACGCGAGGGTGCTCCACCCGAGGTCCCAGGAGATCCCCTGGAGCGAGGAGCTCGCCAACTCCGTCCGCCTGATCGGAATCGCAGGGGCGCCCATTCAAATCAAGCATCTCAGCAGCGGAAAGGTCGTCGCATGGACCCGCCTCGGCGTCAAGAAATCCGCCTCCGAGACCACCTG GATCAACCTGACATTATGGGATGAGTTGGCCCATGTATCCGGGCAGCTTGTGTTGGATGTTGTCAAAGGGGACAATGAGAGGCGGCAGGTTTATTACAAG GTGGTAGTTCAGCAGCTGAATTTTATTGAGAGAAGCTTCCCGCCAGCATTGTTGTATGAACCAGGGACAAAATCTGGGGCCTCAG GTGCAAAGCTTGGGAATTATTTGAGCAAATCTTCTCCTTCAACTGAAGAGCTGTGGCAGGTATTCTTTGCTAATCCAATGGATTGGTGGGATGACAGGAAAAATAAG AAAAACCCGAAATATCCAGATTTTAAGCACAAGCATGCCGGCAAAGCTCTATGGGTTGAAGCAAATTACAACCCACCATGGGTGAAGTCTCAATTGGCAATATTAGACTCAAGAATGGGTTCTCTCCAAGCTAATGGGACAAGCTCTTCTGTTTCTGTTATGTACAGTGATGATTTCGCACCATTTTAG